Proteins encoded within one genomic window of Anastrepha ludens isolate Willacy chromosome 4, idAnaLude1.1, whole genome shotgun sequence:
- the LOC128860963 gene encoding uncharacterized protein LOC128860963, with amino-acid sequence MLKYLLFCTLIAPLVWGTPLPVAQSDISSHIVIVTPQAQVHLEPAIKYDTAAFIHHLSPLARITAPHEETIVYVPASAGAPIIPVENVGLGRASANEQPQKLETKQWDQISQQIQQAVQTGSAQLGPQLSEAASAASSAAAAAGQGLFPALFPPAGPGSGVSSATSAASKDDKPRITYELPANTEALLPNSARIYALTPAVSHVVDFVHSPIFVGPISAIRARSILSDDAQAPLKAVPLLEVTEELPLKDITKDLQEAKQTQSKQELNNKPDYGRFLGANTLKDPEKKPLDESEVKKEKFSEDQYLDTSNKLSEPLKEGLLQVALPEQPAKLKIASSTDINVGVQEAASKGVIREPQPQSKVA; translated from the exons ATGCTGAAATATTTGTTGTTCTGCACTTTGATTGCACCCCTAGTTTGGGGTACACCGCTGCCTGTGGCACAAAGCGATATTTCCTCGCACATTGTCATCGTTACACCACAGGCTCAAGTTCATCTGGAGCCAGCTATTAAATATGATACCGCAGCTTTCATCCACCACCTCTCGCCATTAGCTCGTATCACCGCACCGCATGAAGAGACAATTGTCTATGTTCCCGCTAGTGCTGGCGCTCCGATCATTCCCGTTGAAAACGTTGGCTTGGGCCGCGCCAGTGCTAACGAACAGCCACAGAAGTTGGAGACCAAGCAATGGGATCAGATTTCACAGCAAATTCAGCAAGCAGTGCAAACCGGATCAGCACAGTTAGGTCCTCAACTAAGTGAAGCAGCGTCAGCAGCCTCTAGTGCTGCTGCAGCCGCTGGTCAAGGCCTATTTCCCGCTCTATTCCCACCAGCTGGGCCTGGCTCTGGCGTTAGCTCAGCAACTAGCGCTGCTAGCAAGGACGACAAACCGAGAATCACCTACGAACTTCCTGCCAATACCGAAGCCTTGCTACCCAACAGCGCACGCATCTATGCGCTAACACCGGCCGTATCACATGTCGTCGATTTCGTCCACTCGCCCATATTCGTTGGCCCAATCTCGGCAATACGAGCACGCAGTATTCTATCAGACGACGCTCAGGCACCACTGAAGGCTGTTCCATTATTGGAAGTTACTGAAGAATTGCCATTGAAAGATATCACTAAAGACTTGCAAGAAGCTAAACAAACACAATCGAAGCAAGAACTTAACAATAAGCCGGACTATGGCAGGTTCTTGGGGGCGAATACATTGAAAGACCCAGAAAAGAAGCCATTGGATGAAAGTGAGGTGAAGAAAGAAA AGTTTTCGGAGGATCAGTATTTGGATACCAGCAACAAGTTGTCTGAGCCTTTAAAGGAAGGACTTCTTCAAGTAGCTTTACCAGAACAACCTGCGAAACTTAAGATCGCATCCTCTACCGATATAAATGTAGGAGTTCAAGAAGCAGCCTCTAAAGGTGTCATCCGTGAACCGCAGCCTCAATCTAAGGTTGCTTAA